The proteins below come from a single Crossiella sp. CA-258035 genomic window:
- a CDS encoding right-handed parallel beta-helix repeat-containing protein has product MALDGDDDTPGTAEQPFATIDRARRAAREAAGDVVVHVRAGTYPGPWEFTEEDSARDGSRIIYQANGFGTPAQDEVVIGGGRVITGWRVGDDGVWVVDVGTLDTRHLTVDGLRVDRAAIDGIPGEVSENESGYVTDARLDWRAGVEFVHRGVYPWTEARLAVESVADGTIAMKQPAFSWARQLYSSSWDGQTSSGPGMPTRVENDPSFLTEPGTFALDRSRPGEHVLHYLPRTGEDPAATRVVAPERDTLLVATGAGGISFRGLIFADTTWLRPTGDRGFLHYHGSGFHDGGRIDTVVVVEGQSWLTVTGEPETVPACASLLDTTGIRFEGCRFTRLGSTALGVTGGADTVVRGCEFDTLAAGAITLTGTHRAVVEDNEVHRVGLDHSGSPGIALLATVDCTVAHNRVNDVPHCGIVGGPAKGTRILHNHVTGAMGVLADGGGIYVSGPQGESHEDGAVVRGNVVTDTRTPYNFALYTDYGAAWVTVADNVVRRADNTAVLHVHPPLDNVVYRGNVWDADPVGSDAVPDSVTYEDNSTLTDAADLDAAEARAQAGPRRR; this is encoded by the coding sequence GTGGCACTCGACGGCGACGACGACACCCCCGGCACCGCGGAACAGCCTTTCGCCACGATCGACCGGGCGCGGAGGGCGGCCCGGGAGGCGGCGGGCGACGTGGTCGTCCACGTACGGGCGGGCACATACCCCGGGCCGTGGGAGTTCACCGAGGAGGACTCCGCGCGGGACGGCAGCCGGATCATCTACCAGGCGAACGGGTTCGGCACACCCGCGCAGGACGAGGTGGTGATCGGCGGCGGACGGGTGATCACCGGCTGGCGGGTGGGCGATGACGGCGTCTGGGTCGTGGACGTCGGCACGCTCGACACCCGCCACCTCACCGTCGATGGTCTGCGCGTCGACCGGGCCGCGATCGACGGGATCCCGGGCGAAGTGAGTGAAAACGAGTCGGGTTACGTCACGGATGCTCGCCTCGACTGGCGAGCGGGCGTCGAGTTCGTCCATCGGGGCGTCTACCCGTGGACCGAGGCCCGGCTCGCGGTCGAGTCGGTCGCGGACGGCACGATCGCCATGAAGCAGCCCGCCTTCTCCTGGGCCCGGCAGCTCTACAGCTCCTCCTGGGACGGCCAGACCTCCTCCGGCCCCGGCATGCCGACCCGCGTGGAGAACGACCCGTCCTTCCTCACCGAACCGGGCACGTTCGCCCTGGACCGCTCCCGCCCCGGCGAGCACGTCCTGCACTACCTCCCGCGCACCGGCGAGGACCCCGCCGCCACCCGGGTCGTCGCTCCGGAACGGGACACCCTGCTGGTGGCGACGGGGGCCGGCGGCATCTCCTTCCGCGGCCTGATCTTCGCCGACACCACCTGGCTGCGCCCGACCGGCGACCGGGGTTTCCTGCACTACCACGGCAGCGGCTTCCACGACGGCGGCCGGATCGACACCGTGGTCGTCGTGGAAGGCCAGTCCTGGCTGACCGTCACCGGCGAGCCGGAGACCGTCCCGGCGTGCGCGTCCCTGCTCGACACCACCGGCATCCGCTTTGAGGGCTGCCGCTTCACCCGCCTGGGCTCGACCGCGCTCGGCGTCACCGGTGGCGCGGACACCGTGGTGCGCGGGTGCGAGTTCGACACCCTCGCCGCCGGCGCCATCACCCTGACCGGCACTCACCGGGCGGTGGTCGAGGACAACGAGGTCCACCGCGTCGGGCTCGACCACTCGGGCTCGCCCGGCATCGCCCTCCTCGCCACGGTGGACTGCACGGTCGCGCACAACCGCGTGAACGACGTCCCGCACTGCGGCATCGTGGGCGGCCCGGCGAAGGGCACGCGCATCCTGCACAACCACGTCACCGGCGCGATGGGCGTGCTGGCCGACGGCGGCGGCATCTATGTGTCCGGGCCGCAGGGCGAATCACACGAGGACGGGGCGGTGGTGCGCGGCAACGTCGTCACCGACACCCGCACCCCGTACAACTTCGCCCTCTACACCGACTACGGCGCGGCGTGGGTGACGGTGGCGGACAACGTGGTGCGGCGCGCCGACAACACCGCCGTGCTGCACGTCCACCCGCCGCTGGACAACGTGGTCTACCGCGGCAATGTGTGGGACGCCGACCCGGTCGGCAGCGACGCCGTCCCGGATTCGGTCACCTACGAGGACAACTCGACCCTGACCGACGCGGCCGACCTGGACGCCGCCGAGGCACGCGCGCAAGCCGGACCTCGCCGACGCTGA
- a CDS encoding TetR/AcrR family transcriptional regulator C-terminal domain-containing protein, giving the protein MTQDNERVELLWREEDARPGLSPDRVVAAAVEVADAEGLAGLSMRKVAEHLGFTTMSLYRHVPSREHLVDLMRDAVLDAPAPDDTGAPWRERLETAVRHGWELRKRHPWLAEERSTRHLPGPNALAHYEHLLSILASTSLPPAEVVAAAGLLGRFLDAEALALVQAARAERDSGVSDEEFWGARDGLWSRMSRYPTLTALWETGGFEQPDPFEFGLALLLDGVELRIAQREGTRDETCAMCGGPIEQPASGRPRAYCSRSCQQRAYRSRKR; this is encoded by the coding sequence GTGACGCAGGACAACGAGCGGGTCGAACTGCTGTGGCGCGAGGAGGACGCGCGGCCGGGGCTGAGCCCGGACCGGGTGGTGGCCGCCGCGGTGGAGGTCGCCGACGCGGAGGGCCTGGCGGGCTTGTCCATGCGCAAGGTCGCCGAGCACCTGGGCTTCACCACGATGTCGCTGTACCGGCACGTGCCCAGCCGGGAGCACCTGGTCGACCTCATGCGCGACGCCGTCCTGGACGCACCCGCGCCCGACGACACCGGCGCACCGTGGCGCGAGCGCCTGGAGACGGCCGTCCGGCACGGTTGGGAACTGCGCAAACGCCACCCGTGGCTGGCTGAGGAGCGCAGCACGCGGCACCTCCCGGGGCCGAACGCGCTGGCGCACTACGAGCACCTGCTGAGCATCCTGGCGAGCACTTCCCTGCCGCCGGCGGAGGTGGTGGCGGCGGCGGGCCTGCTCGGCCGCTTCCTCGACGCCGAGGCCCTGGCGCTGGTCCAGGCGGCGCGCGCCGAGCGGGACAGCGGGGTGAGCGACGAGGAGTTCTGGGGTGCGCGCGACGGGCTCTGGTCGCGGATGAGCCGCTACCCGACCCTCACCGCGCTGTGGGAGACAGGCGGTTTCGAGCAGCCGGACCCGTTCGAGTTCGGGCTGGCGCTCCTGCTCGACGGCGTAGAGTTGCGCATCGCGCAACGTGAGGGAACGCGTGACGAAACCTGCGCGATGTGCGGCGGGCCGATCGAGCAACCCGCCTCGGGCCGTCCGCGCGCCTACTGCTCGCGAAGTTGCCAGCAACGCGCCTACCGCAGCCGGAAGCGCTGA
- a CDS encoding glutaminyl-peptide cyclotransferase, with amino-acid sequence MTKTPLRRWAIAVLPSAAAVLAAAGCPAPPPRGTSSAVQTTATTRATTTPVVAPKVELLEPEILHEYPHDRQAHTQGVEMFDGVLLESTGQVGRSSLRATEMTTGRVLRQIDVPEPLYAMGITVVPDVGVWQLTWRDGVAMLRDPRTLAEIRRVRYGGQGWGACFDGTRLITSDGMDRLIVRNPRTFDRTGEIRVTHPGSNRVGELNELECAGNTLWANVWLHDQVLRIDLPTGKVTAVADVRRLKKIERPTGAEDVLNGIAALPGTDEFLLTGKHFGQTFHIRWKAKENR; translated from the coding sequence ATGACCAAGACTCCACTCCGACGCTGGGCAATCGCCGTACTGCCGAGCGCTGCCGCTGTCCTCGCCGCAGCTGGGTGTCCCGCACCGCCGCCACGAGGCACCAGCAGCGCGGTGCAGACCACGGCGACCACTCGAGCCACCACGACCCCCGTTGTGGCGCCCAAGGTCGAGCTGCTCGAACCCGAGATCCTGCACGAATACCCGCACGACCGCCAAGCGCACACCCAGGGGGTGGAGATGTTCGACGGCGTGCTCCTGGAGAGCACTGGCCAGGTCGGCCGGTCCTCCCTGCGCGCCACCGAGATGACCACGGGGCGAGTGCTCCGGCAGATCGATGTGCCGGAACCCTTGTACGCCATGGGGATCACCGTCGTTCCCGATGTCGGGGTTTGGCAGCTCACCTGGAGGGACGGTGTCGCGATGCTGCGCGATCCGCGCACCCTCGCCGAGATCCGCCGGGTGCGCTACGGCGGGCAGGGCTGGGGTGCCTGCTTCGACGGCACCCGGTTGATCACCTCCGACGGCATGGATCGATTGATCGTCCGCAACCCGCGGACCTTCGACCGCACTGGCGAAATCCGGGTGACTCACCCGGGTTCAAACCGGGTCGGCGAGCTGAACGAACTGGAGTGCGCGGGCAACACGCTGTGGGCCAACGTGTGGCTGCATGATCAGGTACTGCGCATCGACCTGCCCACCGGCAAGGTCACCGCGGTCGCTGATGTGCGACGCCTGAAGAAGATCGAACGTCCCACCGGGGCGGAGGACGTGCTCAACGGGATCGCCGCGCTGCCCGGCACCGACGAGTTCCTGTTGACGGGCAAGCACTTCGGTCAGACCTTTCACATCCGCTGGAAGGCCAAGGAGAATCGATGA
- a CDS encoding GGDEF domain-containing protein yields MPGGGRIDWLTGLLTRGGWEDGVTQAHRQALQRARTIALLIVDLDHFKLVNDRFGHQAGDEVLRLVAAVLEESTRATDVVGRYGGDEFLILAPGVNLSGALTLARRICHRVSALTIAHDDLTGNPATISGLTTSVGVVVQRPGDDLGPADLVRYADAALLQAKEAGRNLIYISSLPRS; encoded by the coding sequence GTGCCCGGCGGCGGCCGCATCGACTGGCTCACCGGACTGCTGACCCGGGGTGGCTGGGAAGACGGAGTCACCCAAGCGCACCGCCAAGCCCTCCAGCGGGCCCGGACGATCGCGCTGCTCATCGTCGATCTCGACCACTTCAAACTGGTGAACGACCGGTTCGGCCACCAGGCGGGGGATGAGGTGCTGCGGTTGGTCGCCGCGGTACTCGAGGAGTCCACCCGGGCAACGGATGTGGTCGGCCGCTACGGCGGAGACGAGTTCCTGATCCTGGCCCCCGGTGTGAACCTCAGCGGTGCGCTCACCCTGGCCCGTCGGATCTGCCACCGCGTCAGCGCGCTGACCATCGCGCATGACGACCTCACGGGCAACCCGGCCACCATCAGTGGGCTGACCACGTCCGTGGGCGTGGTGGTCCAGCGTCCCGGGGATGATCTCGGCCCGGCCGACCTCGTCCGCTACGCCGATGCCGCGCTCCTGCAAGCCAAAGAGGCCGGGCGAAACCTGATCTACATCAGCAGCCTGCCGAGGTCATGA
- a CDS encoding phosphotransferase, with translation MFTHGDLQISHVFVDGDEVTGVIDWTEAAQGDALFDLATLTLGNEEHLGDVLVGYGADVDLDVIRAWWSLRSLRAVRWPIEQGLDPSSPGWVADVLQSRL, from the coding sequence GTGTTCACCCACGGCGACCTGCAGATCAGCCACGTGTTCGTCGACGGTGACGAGGTCACCGGCGTGATCGACTGGACAGAGGCGGCCCAGGGCGACGCCCTGTTCGACCTCGCCACGTTGACGCTCGGCAACGAGGAGCACCTCGGCGACGTCCTCGTCGGCTACGGCGCCGACGTCGACCTCGACGTGATCCGCGCATGGTGGTCGCTGCGAAGCCTGCGGGCGGTCCGCTGGCCGATCGAGCAGGGCCTCGACCCGTCCTCGCCTGGCTGGGTGGCCGACGTGCTGCAATCCCGGCTGTGA
- a CDS encoding DUF3375 family protein translates to MAKLTAERFLHEFSGNTAADATMSLLRSRDALLHLSLMAAHLGDGQIVDGRSLTASMDADLPSLLRSYTPEDSELSLTADDLLGRWCKRGWVRRTADPSDPRVERYQLTSGAITAVRQMRSLRRQTSIATESALALVMTQLRQIATEANPDPQARRRAIEDRIAELSAQRDALDRGEVPEVNHPELVDKVATLAQLTDRIPADVAAYGEHMHANTALLLRQSLADDTEFAESLQRMFDGHDIIAESPEGQAFRAFATAIATSSQRSQLEADIAEVLERVEGLPEHLRAALGEFITTVWHRVREVEQTRGAAFRRISNFVRSGDLTHYRSMRTRVSEAQASAALAFQRTHGGKDIGFTVRLSGLDVRSVGRLRLDQGTGTVPPEVIDTTDEFDIDPAALAGRESINWAALREAVHAAMDRHSGLATLPEVLEQLPGARTGDVIGLWSLASRYGEVDDQTHHTVWASTARGPREIITPYVLFAELIPAAVAPPPTRDRSAQLTLLGAPADD, encoded by the coding sequence ATGGCCAAGCTGACAGCGGAGCGGTTCCTGCACGAGTTCAGCGGCAACACGGCGGCCGATGCCACTATGTCGTTGCTGCGCTCCCGTGACGCCCTGTTGCACCTCTCGTTGATGGCGGCGCATCTGGGTGACGGCCAGATCGTGGACGGTCGGAGCCTCACCGCCTCCATGGACGCCGATCTGCCCTCGTTGCTGCGCAGCTACACCCCGGAGGACAGTGAGCTCTCGCTGACCGCCGATGACCTGCTCGGACGGTGGTGCAAGCGGGGGTGGGTGCGCCGCACGGCTGATCCCAGCGATCCGCGGGTCGAGCGCTACCAGCTGACCTCCGGGGCCATCACCGCCGTCCGGCAGATGCGCAGCCTGAGACGACAGACCTCGATCGCCACCGAGTCCGCGCTGGCCCTGGTGATGACCCAGTTGCGCCAGATCGCCACCGAGGCCAACCCCGATCCGCAAGCGCGGCGGCGGGCCATCGAGGACCGGATCGCCGAGCTGAGCGCCCAGCGCGACGCCCTGGACCGCGGCGAGGTGCCCGAGGTCAACCATCCCGAGCTCGTGGACAAGGTGGCCACCCTCGCCCAGCTGACCGATCGCATCCCCGCCGATGTGGCGGCCTACGGCGAGCACATGCACGCCAACACCGCCCTGCTGTTGCGCCAGAGCCTGGCTGATGACACCGAGTTCGCCGAATCGCTCCAGCGCATGTTCGACGGACACGACATCATCGCCGAGTCGCCGGAGGGCCAGGCTTTTCGCGCGTTCGCCACCGCGATCGCCACGTCCTCGCAACGATCGCAGCTGGAGGCCGACATCGCCGAGGTGCTGGAGCGGGTGGAGGGCCTGCCGGAACACCTGCGCGCCGCGCTCGGGGAGTTCATCACCACGGTGTGGCACCGGGTTCGCGAGGTCGAGCAGACCAGGGGCGCCGCGTTCCGCCGGATCAGCAACTTCGTCCGCAGCGGCGACCTCACCCACTACCGCAGCATGCGCACCAGGGTCAGCGAGGCGCAGGCGTCCGCGGCGCTGGCCTTCCAGCGCACCCACGGTGGCAAGGACATCGGGTTCACGGTGCGGCTGAGCGGCCTGGACGTCCGCTCGGTCGGCCGGTTGCGGCTGGACCAAGGTACCGGCACGGTACCGCCGGAGGTCATCGACACCACGGATGAGTTCGACATCGACCCGGCCGCGCTGGCCGGCCGGGAGTCCATCAACTGGGCAGCGCTGCGCGAGGCCGTGCACGCCGCGATGGACCGTCACTCCGGCCTCGCCACCTTGCCGGAGGTGCTCGAGCAGCTGCCCGGCGCGCGCACCGGAGACGTGATCGGCCTGTGGTCGCTGGCCTCCCGCTACGGCGAGGTCGACGACCAGACCCACCACACCGTCTGGGCCAGCACCGCAAGGGGGCCACGCGAGATCATCACCCCGTACGTGCTGTTCGCCGAGCTCATTCCCGCCGCAGTCGCCCCGCCACCGACCAGGGACCGGTCTGCCCAGCTGACACTGCTGGGAGCACCGGCCGATGACTGA
- a CDS encoding DUF4194 domain-containing protein translates to MTDQPSFADIFAEPQSDHDAAAEQPRLDPGAVFADDDQDTAGVLVDGGGQVPRFDGDTSELSPPVCWALQALVAAPHVSEKSDKTRRHWPIVLQHEAVLRSRLAELGLLLEINREHRHAFTRQAQDPSPHSRVILRSTPLRLAASALALYLYNQYVVALDEPIVERSDMIDHMLGYRPESHTDEVEFGKQMERAIQTLTDASIIKPVRGSEDRFLIYGVITSILTAEQVSALDARYRAIARGEEGAD, encoded by the coding sequence ATGACTGACCAGCCGAGCTTCGCCGACATCTTCGCCGAGCCGCAGTCCGACCACGATGCCGCGGCCGAGCAGCCGCGGCTCGATCCGGGTGCGGTCTTCGCCGATGATGACCAGGACACGGCGGGCGTCCTGGTGGACGGCGGCGGCCAGGTCCCGCGGTTCGACGGCGACACCAGCGAGCTGTCGCCACCGGTGTGCTGGGCGTTGCAGGCACTGGTCGCGGCGCCGCACGTGAGCGAGAAGTCCGACAAGACCAGGCGGCACTGGCCCATCGTGCTGCAGCACGAAGCGGTGCTGCGGTCCCGGCTGGCCGAACTTGGACTGCTGCTGGAGATCAACCGCGAGCACCGCCACGCCTTCACCCGGCAGGCTCAGGACCCCTCGCCGCACAGCCGCGTCATCCTGCGCAGCACCCCGTTGCGGCTGGCCGCCAGCGCGCTCGCGCTGTACCTGTACAACCAGTACGTCGTCGCGCTGGACGAGCCCATCGTGGAACGGTCGGACATGATCGACCACATGCTCGGCTACCGGCCCGAGAGCCATACCGACGAGGTCGAGTTCGGCAAGCAGATGGAGCGGGCGATTCAGACGCTCACCGACGCGTCGATCATCAAACCGGTGCGGGGCAGCGAGGACCGGTTCCTCATCTACGGCGTCATCACCTCGATCCTGACCGCCGAACAGGTCAGCGCGCTGGACGCGCGGTACCGGGCGATCGCCCGTGGCGAGGAAGGGGCTGACTGA
- a CDS encoding ATP-binding protein — MASPTSRTVHIGQFRLTRLQVVNWGTFCGYKNFPIDERGVLLTGPSGSGKSSLLDAHSLVLLPTYEQRFNASADLTARGVKQNSRNVAAYVRGAWSETNDEHNQAKVRYLRGGVPTWSAVAATYEDGTGLVTTGAVVKWFAGVDNDGSKLNTLHLVQDGHFDLTELTAWADRKFDTAWLRRTLTAPKYLRTQESYLAELGKRIGLDHAGAALALLGKAKAMKNVGDLNLFIRDHMLDHPDTFDVAQRMVDLFVPLNEAYETARRAAQQEKVLSPVPGNWNVYQRSRQDRDVADSLRGSPLDRYLRHLHLIALRAELDRLLVGVARLEGLVESQKKHRDTAHEQWFQLEGRLRQHSQNLLVLEEQRKLQLIEAERAEERFQALRGPDRPARAADTAGRSRVQPAARPPAGTGGRGGTGGERPAAASARGDRRAGRGQEAPRGAGDGAVPPALG; from the coding sequence ATGGCGAGTCCAACCAGCAGAACAGTCCACATCGGACAGTTTCGGCTGACCAGGTTGCAGGTGGTCAACTGGGGCACCTTCTGCGGTTACAAGAACTTCCCCATCGACGAGCGCGGCGTGCTGCTGACCGGACCGTCCGGTTCGGGCAAGTCCTCGCTGCTGGATGCCCACTCGCTGGTCCTGCTGCCCACCTACGAGCAGCGGTTCAACGCCTCGGCCGACCTGACCGCGCGCGGGGTGAAGCAGAACTCCCGCAACGTGGCCGCGTACGTGCGCGGGGCCTGGTCAGAGACCAACGACGAGCACAACCAGGCCAAGGTCCGCTACCTGCGTGGCGGTGTGCCCACCTGGTCGGCGGTGGCCGCGACCTACGAGGACGGCACCGGCCTGGTCACCACCGGCGCCGTGGTGAAGTGGTTCGCCGGCGTGGACAACGACGGGTCGAAGCTGAACACCCTGCACCTGGTGCAGGACGGGCACTTCGACCTGACCGAGCTGACCGCCTGGGCGGACCGCAAGTTCGACACCGCCTGGCTCAGGCGGACCCTGACCGCGCCGAAGTACCTCCGCACTCAGGAGTCCTACCTCGCCGAGTTGGGCAAGCGGATCGGTCTTGACCACGCGGGCGCCGCGCTGGCCCTGCTGGGCAAGGCGAAAGCGATGAAGAACGTCGGCGACCTGAACCTGTTCATCCGCGACCACATGCTGGACCACCCGGACACCTTCGACGTGGCCCAGCGGATGGTCGACCTGTTCGTCCCGCTCAACGAGGCGTACGAGACCGCGCGCCGGGCCGCCCAGCAGGAGAAGGTGCTGAGCCCGGTGCCGGGGAACTGGAACGTCTACCAGCGCTCCCGCCAGGACCGGGACGTGGCGGACTCCCTGCGCGGCAGCCCGCTGGATCGCTACCTGCGACACCTGCACCTGATCGCGCTCCGGGCCGAGCTGGACCGGCTCCTGGTCGGGGTGGCCCGGCTTGAGGGCTTGGTCGAGTCCCAGAAGAAGCACCGCGATACCGCCCACGAGCAGTGGTTCCAGCTGGAAGGGCGGCTGCGTCAGCACAGCCAGAACCTCCTGGTCCTTGAAGAGCAACGCAAACTGCAGCTGATCGAGGCTGAGCGCGCGGAGGAGCGGTTCCAAGCGCTACGAGGCCCTGATCGACCGGCTCGGGCTGCCGATACCGCAGGACGAAGCCGCGTTCAGCCAGCTGCGCGGCCGCCTGCCGGCACTGGTGGCCGCGGCGGAACAGGCGGTGAACGACCTGCGGCCGCAAGCGCACGAGGCGATCGGCGCGCAGGTCGAGGCCAAGAGGCACCACGAGGAGCGGGAGACGGAGCTGTACCGCCTGCGCTCGGCTAG
- a CDS encoding SbcC/MukB-like Walker B domain-containing protein produces the protein MNDLRPQAHEAIGAQVEAKRHHEERETELYRLRSARSLIPGHAVARRDSIVRGTGVPVTELLYAAELIDIAEGQEHWRPAAEKVLRGYGMRLLVPHAHQDRVRRFIDHNDMRGLVEYSVVTAVSAHVPRPGPGTLAGKLTVDQTHPHERWLAGQLARQFDHVCVESADELDQHRIAVTIKGTVKLPGNHYRKDDRPELTNRASYILGANTAAKRQALEEVAELAVTARETAKQAGALTQRLEAQQIRGASAAAAAEHSSWSHLDHGTHTQLATTLARQIKEIRTGDHDLRELEAQRDEAKTGFEAAYGIWQATVDKIGQLSERQAKLGDLRLAEQDLPHQVDEPDLAYLEEVYAGIDTPVTVDNVSTVRKLLISALTNRAASAKSKQDLAREQVRNAIAAFIEKWPDSAPDDSGDVDLTGADFAALHTEIVTRRLPEAMNRLQHMISEELVPTIAQLLYEIDTAARGIEKRIGWVNAGLRRVEFNEGRRLQISWRANLSPDVRDFRTEVDQLIIAAAGAKKDPEQHVRQFKRIRELMKPFTGTDQEAQRWRRNVLDVRTGYDFYGVEVDHEDVITNTHRNTATNSGGEQEKLVAFCLAAALSYNLADADSDSRPRFGTLMLDEAFSKSDENFSAQALSAFDEFGFQLVIAAPIRLSGIVEPYIGQAILIDKRVSAEGARSNGKSATFGELADRRFAEADGDARASA, from the coding sequence GTGAACGACCTGCGGCCGCAAGCGCACGAGGCGATCGGCGCGCAGGTCGAGGCCAAGAGGCACCACGAGGAGCGGGAGACGGAGCTGTACCGCCTGCGCTCGGCTAGGTCGCTGATACCGGGGCACGCGGTGGCCCGACGGGACAGCATCGTCCGCGGCACCGGAGTGCCGGTCACCGAGTTGCTCTACGCGGCCGAGCTGATCGACATCGCGGAGGGGCAGGAACACTGGCGGCCCGCGGCGGAGAAAGTGCTGCGCGGATACGGGATGCGGCTGTTGGTCCCGCACGCTCACCAGGACCGGGTGCGTCGCTTCATCGACCACAACGACATGCGCGGTCTGGTCGAGTACAGCGTGGTGACCGCGGTGTCCGCGCACGTGCCCCGGCCAGGCCCCGGCACCCTGGCCGGGAAGCTGACCGTGGACCAGACGCATCCGCACGAGCGCTGGCTCGCCGGTCAACTGGCCAGGCAGTTCGACCACGTGTGTGTCGAGTCCGCCGACGAACTGGACCAGCACCGGATCGCGGTGACCATCAAGGGCACGGTCAAGCTGCCGGGGAACCACTACCGCAAGGACGACCGTCCCGAGCTCACCAACCGGGCCTCCTACATCCTCGGCGCCAACACGGCCGCCAAACGTCAGGCGCTGGAGGAGGTCGCCGAGTTGGCGGTGACCGCGCGGGAGACCGCAAAACAGGCTGGCGCACTGACCCAGCGCCTGGAGGCGCAACAGATCCGGGGTGCCAGCGCCGCGGCGGCCGCCGAGCACAGCTCCTGGTCGCACCTCGACCACGGGACGCACACTCAGCTGGCGACCACGCTTGCCAGGCAGATCAAGGAGATCCGGACAGGTGACCACGACCTGCGTGAGCTGGAGGCGCAACGCGACGAGGCGAAGACCGGGTTCGAGGCGGCGTACGGAATCTGGCAAGCCACGGTCGACAAGATCGGGCAGCTGTCCGAGCGCCAGGCCAAGCTCGGTGACCTCCGGCTCGCCGAGCAGGACCTGCCGCACCAGGTCGATGAGCCGGACCTCGCGTATCTGGAGGAGGTGTACGCGGGCATCGACACCCCGGTGACCGTGGACAACGTCAGCACCGTGCGCAAGCTGCTGATCAGCGCGCTCACCAACCGTGCCGCGAGCGCGAAGAGCAAACAGGACCTGGCCAGGGAGCAGGTGCGCAATGCCATCGCGGCGTTCATCGAGAAGTGGCCGGACAGCGCACCGGACGACAGCGGCGACGTCGACCTCACCGGCGCCGACTTCGCCGCCCTGCACACCGAGATCGTCACCCGGCGCCTGCCCGAGGCGATGAACCGGTTGCAGCACATGATCAGTGAAGAACTCGTGCCGACCATCGCGCAGCTCCTGTACGAGATCGACACCGCGGCGCGCGGGATCGAGAAACGCATCGGCTGGGTGAACGCCGGCCTGCGCCGGGTCGAGTTCAACGAGGGCAGACGGTTGCAGATCTCCTGGCGTGCCAACCTGTCCCCGGACGTCCGGGACTTCCGCACCGAGGTCGACCAGCTGATCATCGCGGCGGCCGGTGCCAAGAAGGACCCGGAACAGCACGTGCGCCAGTTCAAACGGATCCGGGAACTGATGAAGCCGTTCACCGGCACCGACCAGGAGGCGCAGCGGTGGCGGCGCAACGTGCTCGACGTCCGCACCGGCTACGACTTCTACGGTGTGGAGGTCGACCACGAGGACGTCATCACGAACACCCATCGCAACACCGCGACCAACTCCGGTGGCGAGCAGGAGAAGCTGGTGGCCTTCTGCCTGGCGGCAGCGCTGAGCTACAACCTGGCCGACGCCGACAGCGACAGCCGCCCCCGGTTCGGCACCCTGATGCTGGACGAGGCGTTCAGCAAATCCGACGAGAACTTCTCCGCCCAGGCGCTGTCCGCCTTCGACGAGTTCGGCTTCCAGCTGGTGATCGCCGCGCCGATCCGGCTCTCCGGCATCGTCGAGCCCTACATCGGACAGGCGATCCTGATCGACAAGCGGGTCTCCGCCGAAGGCGCGCGGTCCAACGGCAAGTCGGCCACCTTCGGCGAGCTGGCCGACCGCCGCTTCGCCGAAGCCGATGGCGACGCCCGTGCTAGCGCCTGA